CTCGCTGCCGCCTGCATTCCGCAAGGCGGTGAAGGAGGCCAGCGACGGCAACCGCACCCTGTGCCTCGACAAGCACCCGCAGTATAAATGCCTCGTGGGCTTCGGCACCGGGCGGCGCGACGAATTGCAGGCCCAGCTCGACCGCGAGGCGGACCGCGCCGACCGGCACGACCGCGATTTCGACTACGATGCGCGCGCCCAGCAGCTGTTCGGTTTCGAGATGCTGCCCTTCGACGATAGCGGCCGCTTCGTAATGCCCGCCTTCCTGAGCGATCTGGCAGAGATAGAGGACGGCCTGTTCTTCCGCGGCGCCGGCCGGTCCTTCACGATCTGGAACCCGAAGGAACTGTTCAAGATGGGCCCGGAATGGGAGGCTGCGCAAGCCGCCTGCCGCAGCCTGATGGAACAGGCTGCAGCGAAGGGGAAGGGCAAGTGAACGCGTCCCATGTCCCCGTCCTGCTCGATGAAGTCGTGGCCGCGCTGGACCCGCAGCCGGGCGATGTTCTGGTCGATGCGACATTCGGCGCAGGCGGCTATACGCGCGCCCTGCTGGACCGCGGGGCGACCGTTCATGCCTTCGACCGCGATCCGGATGCGATCGCGGCGGGGCGCGAATGGGACGAGGCCCGGCAGGATCCGCCGCGGCTGGTGCTGCATCCCCATCGTTTTTCCGAAATGGTCGGATCGCTTGCCGCTGCCGGTATTTCGTCCGTCGACGGCATCGCAATGGATATCGGCGTTTCCTCCATGCAGCTCGACCAGGCGGAGCGCGGTTTCGCGTTTTCCTCCGACGGTCCGCTCGACATGCGGATGAGCCAGTCCGGCCCCAGTGCGGCGGATTTCCTGAACACCGCCGATGCCGATGCCATCGCCGACGTGCTCTACCAGTATGGCGAAGAGCGCCAGTCGCGCCGCGTCGCACGCGCCATCGTGGCCGCGCGGCCGCTCCACACCACGGGTGATCTTGCCCGCGTCGTGCGCAAGGCGCTTGGACACCGACCCGGCGCGCCGAAGGATCCGGCTACACGGTCTTTCCAGGCGGTCCGCATCCATGTGAACGGCGAACTGGACGAACTGGAAGAAGGCCTGCGCGCAGCGGAGCGGCTGCTTCGAACCGGCGGCAGGCTGGCTGTCGTCAGCTTCCATTCGCTCGAAGACAGGATTGTGAAGCGTTTCCTCAAGGACGCTTCCAGAGCGGCCGGCGGTGGCTCTCGTCACCTTCCCCACCTCGACGCCCCGCCGGCCGTTTTCTCTCGGGTGTCGAAAGCGATCCGGCCCGGCGATGCGGAAGTCGAGCGCAATCCACGCGCGCGTTCCAGCGTCCTGCGCCATGCCATGCGCACCGAAACCCCGGCGAGGGAAGCGGCATGATCGTGCGTCAAAGCCGCCTGCGCCAGATTGGCTGGCTGGCCCTCCTCAGCATCTGTCTCGCGCTGTTCGTTGCGCTGTCTTTCCGCGTGAATGCGGTAAAGAGCGAAGTCGTGCGGACCGAGCGCGCGATCATCGCGCTGGAACGCGAGACGCGCCGGCTGGAAACCGAATTCCAGACCCGCGCCAACCAGCAGCAGCTGGCGACATGGAACAGGGTCGAGTTCGGTTACGAAGCGCCGCGCGCGGACCAGTATTTCGACACCGAACGCCAGCTCGCCGAACTGGGCGAGGCCCGTGCGCCAGGCGCGCCGTCCCCGATCCGGGTTGCGCGCGCTCCGCAGGACGGTGAAGCCGATGCGGCTGGCGACAATTCGCTGATCGCCATGGTTTCGCCGCTGACGGGCCGCCCGGCCAATGCGTCCGGCCGCGAAGAGATGTCGGCCCGGCCTTCTCCGCGCCAGACGCCTTCGCGCAGCGCCGACAGCGCTGCCGGATCGCTGGCCGACCGCCTTGGCGCGCCGCTCGATTTTTCTGCTTCGGTTGCCGAGGTGTCCGAATGACTGCGATCCCGATGAACACGGCCATCTCCATCGGCCGCGCGCGGCCCGTGACTCAGCGCCACGAAGCGGTGCTGGTCGCCCGGATGCGCGTGTTGCTGGTCGCGGTCCTGTTCGCGCTGGTCGCCCTGGCGGCGCTCGTGCGGATCGTGTGGCTCGGCATCGGCGGCAGCATGACGGGGCCGGCTTCGCTGGAAGAGGCGCTGCTGCCCCAGCGCGGCGAAATCGTCGACCGGAACGGCATGCCGATGGCGCGCAACTTCCCCGCCCGTGCGCTCTGGTTCAATCCCGATGCGATGGGCGATGGCGGCGAGCCGCTGGTACGCCCCGCCAGCGTCATTGCGAGCGAGATCGCTGAGATTTTCCCCGACCTGGACAAGGCGACCGTCGAACGGCGCCTGACCAGCGGCAAGGCCGGCTACATTCGCCGCCGTGTATTGCCGGAAGAGGCGAACAGGCTCCACGCGCTGGGCGAGCTGGCGCTGGAAATGCCGGAGGAGACGGATCGCCATTACCCGCAAGGCTCGCTCGGCGCGCACGTGCTGGGTTATGTGACGCATGATGGCGAGGGCCGCGTTGGCATGGAGCAGGTGCTGCAGGAGCGCCTGACCGATTCCGCCCGCCGGGGTGAAGCGGTCGAATTGTCGCTCGACATGCGGGTGCAGGGCGCTCTGGAAGACGAATTGCGCCGCGGCATGCTGTCGACCAATGCGATGGGCGCGGCAGGCATCGTGCTGGACGTCGATACGGGCGAGGTCATGGCTCTGGCCTCGCTGCCGGAATTCGATCCCAACAAGATGGATCGCCGCGTCGTGGATTACGAATTCAACCGTGTGACCAACCAGGTTTACGAACTGGGTTCGACGTTCAAGCCGCTGAGCGTGGCGGCCGCCATCGATGCCGGGGTCGTGCGCGATTTCTCGAAGCGGTGGAATGCGCGCCCGGTCGAAATTTCCAACGCGACGCTGAAGGACAGCCATTTCCTTGGCGACAGCCTGAACGTGCCCGAGGCGCTGATCCATTCGTCGAACACCGTGACGGCGCGTATCGCCGACGCGCTGGGCGCCGAAAAGATGCGCCGGACGCTGATGGACCTGGGCATGCACGAGCGCCCCTATATCGAGCTCCCCGCGCGCGGCCATCCGATCTGGCCCGGCGACAACTGGCCGCGCATCCGTAACATGACGGTCAGCTATGGTCACGGTGTCGCGGTCACGCCGCTGCATCTCGCCAGCGCCTATGCCGCGATGGTCAACGGCGGCATCTGGCGCCCGGCAACGCTGAACAAGCTGGAAGCGGGCAAGGCCCCGCGCGGTCGCCGCGTCTTCAAGGAATCGACCAGTTCGCGGATGCGCCAGCTGCTGCGCATGATCTCGATCTACGGCACGGGCAAGAACGCGGATGCCGTCGGCTACCGCGTGGGCGGCAAGACGGGCTCGGCGGAAAAGCCGGGCCGACGGGGCTACCGCGAGACCAGCCTCGTCTCGACTTTCGCGGCAGCGTTTCCGATGGACAATCCGCGCTATGTCATCGTCGCCATGCTGGACGAGCCCAAGGGCACGCATGCCAGTTCGTTCCAGCGCACCGCCGCATGGAATGCCGCGCCCGTGGTCGGCCGGCTGGTCCCGCGCATCGGCCCGCTGCTGGGCGTGCGGCCGGATACGACCCGCGATGTCGATATTTCCGACCTCAGGCCGCTGGTTCCGGGAGGTCGTACATGAAGCTGGGTAAACTCGCCGAAGCCGCAGGTGTTGCGCTCACGCAAGAGTCCGACCGGAACGTGACCGGCTTCGCCATAGACAATCGCAAGGTTGCGCCGGGCACCATCTTCGGAGCGTTCCAGGGCAGCACTGTCAACGGCGAGGATTTTATTCCGCAGGCAATCGAAGCCGGGGCCGTCGCGGTCGTCGCCCGGCCGGAGGCAGAGGTGAGCGGCGCGGTCCATATCGCGGATCCCGCCCCCCGCCGGGCGTTTGCCGCACTGGCCGCACAATTCTTCCGCCCTGTGCCCGGCACGATCGTTGCGGTCACCGGGACCAATGGGAAGACATCCTGCGCCGAAATGACGCGCCAGCTATGGCGCATGGCCGGCGAACGGGCGGCCAGCATCGGAACGCTGGGCGTAACCACGCCGGATGAAAGCGTTTCCACCGGGCTGACCACGCCAGATATCGTGACCTTCCTCGGCAATATGAGCGGCCTCGCGCGGGAAGGCGTTACCCATGTGGCTTACGAGGCATCGAGCCACGGTCTCTCGCAGTACCGGAATGAAGGACTGCCCGTTGCCGCCGGTGCCTTCACCAATTTCAGCCGCGACCATCTCGATTACCACGCCTCGATGGAAGAGTATTTCGAGGCCAAGATGCGGCTGTTCGACGAAGTCGTGATGCGCGGCGGCAAGGCCATCGTGTGGACCGGCGACGAATGGACGAAAAAGGCGGCCGAGCGGGCGAAAGCCAACGGGCTGGAAGTGCTGACGGTCGGCGACAGCGGCGATTTCATCCGCCTGCTGTCCCGGACGCCGACGCAGCTGGGACAGGAGCTGGAGGTCGAGCATGGCGGCGAGGTCCGGAAACTGCGCCTTCCGCTGATCGGAGCCTACCAGACGGCCAATGCGCTGACGTCTGCTGCGCTGGTGCTGGCAACCGGCGGCGATGCAGGCCGTGTCTGGGACGGCGTTTCGCGCCTCCAGCCGGTGCGCGGGCGGCTCGAACGCGCGGTGATCGCCCCGGGCGGGGCGCCGGTCTATGTCGATTACGCCCACACGCCCGATGCGCTGGAAGCGGCGATCGAGGCCCTGCGTCCGCACGTGTCGGGCAGGCTCATCACCGTGTTCGGTGCAGGCGGCGACCGCGACCACGGGAAACGCGCGCCAATGGGTGAAGTCGCCTCTCGGTTGTCGGACACGGTCATCGTCACCGACGACAATCCGCGCGGAGAAGATCCGGCCGCGATACGCGCAGCGGTTCTCGGCGGAGCGGGGGATAATGCCAGAGAGACGGGTGACCGGCGCGCGGCAATCCGACAAGCCATCGCGCTGGCGGGGAAGGACGACATCGTCCTCGTCGCGGGCAAGGGGCATGAAACGGGGCAGATTATCGGCGCAGGCGACGCGGTGCGCGTCCTGCCGTTCGACGATGTACAGGTGGCACGCGAATGCAGCGCGCCGGATGCCGGTGACGGCGCCCAATCCAATGCGGGACGTGATTGAATGACTGCTAGCCCACTTCGCAAAGACCACGGCGCAGCGCCCCGGCATCCGGCCATCAGGTCGTGGCCGCGCACGACGCGCGACCAATTGCCGCTGGCGCTGTGGTCCGCGGCAGAAATCGCCGAAGCCGTCGGCGGCACGGCGAGCGACGATTTCCAGTGCTCAGGCGTCGAAATGGACAGCCGGGACGTGCGCCCGGGCGACCTGTTCATTGCTCTGAAGGGCGAGGCGATGGACGGCCACGAATTCGTGGACAAGGCCTTTGCCGCCGGTGCAGCCGCTGCCATCGTCGATCGTCCGGTCGACGGGCCCCACGTACTGGTTGGCGACACCACCGAGGCGCTCCACGCCCTGGCCCACCACGCGCGGGACCGTTCCTCAGCGAAGCGCATTGCGGTCACGGGCTCGGTCGGCAAGACCGGCGTCAAGGAGGCGATTTTCTCAGCCCTCGACCGGTCGAGCAGGGGCCACGCCCACCGTTCTGTCCGCAGCTACAACAACCATGTCGGCGTCCCTCTCAGCATGGCCCGGATGCCGGCGCGCAGCCGTTTCGGCATTTTTGAGATGGGCATGAACAATGCGGGCGAGATACAGGGCCTGACCGCCAATGCGCGGCCTCATGTCGCCGTCGTGACGACCATCGCCCCGGCCCACATCGAGAACCTCGGCAGCATGGAAGCGATCGCCGATGCCAAGGGCGAGATTTTCAGCGGCCTCGTCGAAGGCGGCACGGCGGTCATCCCCGCCGACAGCGAATATTCCGCGCGCCTGATCGGCCACGCGGAAAAGGCGGGCGCGAAGGTCGTGACCTTCGGACGATCCGAGGGCGCGACGGTCCGCATCCTCGATGCCATTCCGGCGGCCAATGGCGGTTCGCTGGTCACCGCGCAGGTCGGCGACACGCGTCTGTGCTATTCCGTGGCCGAGCCCGGCGAACACTGGATCGCCAATTCCCTGTGCGTCCTGGCTGCCGTGCAAGCGGCGGGCGGCGATCTGGGCGCGGCGGGCCTCGCTCTCGCCGAACTCGGCGGCCTGAAGGGGCGCGGGGCGCGTCACCAGCTGACCGTGCCGGGCGGCAAGGCGCTGCTGGTCGATGAGAGCTACAACGCAAACCCTGCGTCCATGCGAGCAACGCTGCGCCAACTTGGCCAGACGCCCGCGACGCGCCGGATCGCTGTGCTGGGCAGCATGAAGGAACTGGGCGATTTCGGCCCGGCCATGCACGCAGCGCTCGCCGACCCTCTGGTGGATGCGAAAATCGATTTCGCCATCCTGGTAGGGGAAGAGATGAAGGCTCTCGGCCAGGCGCTTTCCCGCGCCCGTGCGGGGGCGCTTTCGCAGGACATGGGGAAACCCGCAGGCGAGGCGCTTGGCAACATCCCCGCCTTCGCGCATTGCGAAGGGCCTGCCGAGGCAATCGCCGCGGTGGAAGAATACGGCCTCGCCGCTGGGGACGCGATGCTGGTCAAGGGGTCCAATTCTGTCGGTCTCGGCAAATTGGTCGACCACTGGACCGCCCGCCGATCCTGACGAAGCCCGGCAATGGAGGCCGATAAGCCAGAATGCTTTACCTGCTAGCAGAATGGATGGAGTTCGAGGGACTGTTCAACCTCGTGCGCTACCAGACGTTCCGTGCCGGGGCGACGCTGATGACCGCGCTGGTGATCGGCCTGATCATCGGCCCGCGGCTGATCGACCTGCTGCGCGTGCGACAGGGGAAGGGGCAACCGATCCGCGAAGACGGGCCGCAGACCCACCTGGCGAAAGTCGGGACGCCCACCATGGGCGGACTGATGATCCTGATTGCGCTGGCGCTCAGCCTGCTCATCTGGATGGACCTGTCCAACCCCTTCGTCTGGGCGTGTCTCGCCGTGACGGCCGGCTTCGGCCTGATCGGCTTCATGGACGATTACGACAAGGTGTCGAAGCGCAGCCACAAGGGTGTGTCGGGCAAGGTGCGCCTGCTGCTGGAATTCATCGTCGCGGGCATTGCCAGCTACATCATCGTCAGCCAGATCAATACCTGGCTCTACGTCCCGTTCGTATCGGACCGCGCGATACCGCTCGGCTGGGGTTATTACCTGTTTGCCGCGTTCGTGATCGTGGGCGCGGGCAATGCCGTGAACCTGACGGACGGGCTGGACGGCCTCGCCATCATGCCGGTCATTATCGCCGCCGGGACCTTTGCGATCATCGCCTACCTGACAGGCCGCGTGGACTATTCCGAATATCTCGGCATTCCCCATGTGGAAGGCGCGGGGGAACTCGCGATATTCTGCGCCGCGATCATCGGTGCAGGCCTTGCCTTCCTGTGGTTCAACGCACCGCCTGCCGCCGTTTTCATGGGCGACACGGGCAGCCTTGCCCTTGGCGGGGCGCTGGGCGCGATTGCGGTTGCCAGCCACCACGAAATCGTGCTCGCCATCGTGGGCGGCCTGTTCGTGTTCGAGGCGCTGTCGGTCATCATCCAGGTCTTCTGGTTCAAGCGTACCGGCAAGCGCGTGTTTCGGATGGCGCCCATCCATCACCATTTCGAACAGCTGGGCTGGAGCGAGAGCAAGGTCGTGATCCGGTTCTGGATCATCGCCATCGTCCTCGCGATTATCGGCCTCGCCACGCTGAAGCTGCGGTGACGGCCGCGTGATCACCTCGCCCGCCTTTTCCGGGAAGCGCTATGCCGTTCTCGGCCTCGCCCGCTCGGGAATGGCGGCAGCGGAGGCTTTGCTCGCCAGCGGGGCGCAGGTCACCGCGTGGGACCGGCAGGAAGAGCCGCGCGCGCTGCTGGAAGGGCGGGCCGACATTGCCGACCCGCTGACGCTGGACCTGACCGGCTATGATGGCATCGTCGTGTCCCCCGGTGTGCCGCTGAACACGCATCCGATTGCGGATCACGCTGAACGGTTCGGGGTCCCGGTCATCGGTGACATCGAACTGTTCGCGCAGGCCCGTGCCGATCTGCCGCCGCACCGCGTCATCGGCATTACCGGGACCAACGGCAAATCCACCACCACCGCATTGACTGCGCATATCCTCGACCATGCCGGGGTGCCCTGCCGGATGGGCGGCAATATCGGCGTGCCCGTTCTGGGGGAGGAGCCGCTGGTGCCGGGAGACAGCGGGACGGGCGTCTACGTGCTGGAACTGTCGAGTTACCAGATCGACCTGACCCGCTCCCTCGCCTGCGAGGCGGCCGTATTGCTGAATGTCACGCCCGACCATCTCGACCGCTATGACGGGTTCGAGGCCTACGCCTTTTCCAAGGGGCGGCTTATGGCGATGCAGGGTAGCGGACAGTTCGCGGCCTATGGCTGCCAGGATGCCACCACCCGCGCAATGCGGCAGGCAGAGCAGGCGCGGCGCGGGGACAGCCTGGCGGTCTGCCTCGAGCCTGGCCGTCTTGCTGAACTCCAACCGGACTGGCCTGCCCTGCAAGGGCCTCATAACCTCCAGAACGCAGCCGCAGCGATCACTCTGGCCGAGGTCATGGGCGTCCGCCGCGAACAGTGGGAACCGGCCGTGCGGACCTTTCGCGGCCTGCCCCACCGGATGGAAGTCGTGTGCGAATGCGATGGTATCCTCTTCGTCAATGACAGCAAGGCGACCAATCCCGCCTCTGCCGCGCCTGCGCTGGCCGCCTGGCCTGCCGGGGACAATGCGCGCATCCACTGGATCGTGGGCGGTCTGGCGAAGGAAGACGGGCTGGGCGAATGTGAAGAGCAACTGGCCAATGTCGCCCATGCCTACACCATCGGCGAGGCGGGGCCGCGGTTTGCCGAACTGCTGGACGGCCGCGTTCCGGTCGAGCGGTCCGAACTGATCTGCGAAGCGGTGAAGCAGGCCTTCGCCGCCGCGGGGCCTGGCGATGTCGTGCTGCTGTCCCCCGCCTGCGCCAGCTTCGACCAGTTTCGCGATTTCGAGAAGCGGGGCGAGCATTTCCGCTCCATCGTCGGCGCCCTGACCGGCTGCGAAGTACCCGCCGGCAGCGAGCCGAGCCTCACGAAGGCCGCGGAAGGGACGCAATCATGAGTGCGCCAGCCCATATCCGCGCCGCACAGGGGCGCCCGGGCGGCACGGTCGACCGCTTCGGGGGAACCCGGACATCGGATTTCAAGATCTGGTGGCGCGAGGTGGACCGTGTCCTCCTGTTCCTCGTCCTTGTCCTGATGGCCATCGGCGCTGCGGCCGTGGCGGCGGCATCGCCTGCCACGGCACGCCGCCTGTCGACGTCGGAAGTGCGCCTGGACGACCTGCATTTCTACTGGATCCACATGCGCTGGCAGGTCGTCGGGCTCGCCGTGATGCTGGGCGCGTCTTTCCTGAGCCGCGACAGCGCGCGGCGTATCGGCGTGGTGCTGGCAGTCGCCATGATCGGCGCGCTGATGCTGGTCCCGCTGATCGGACACGAAGTGAACGGCGCGAAACGCTGGATCAGGTTGGGCATCGGTTTCCAGCCGAGCGAATTCCTGAAACCGGGATTCGCCATTCTGCTGGCATGGATCTTGAGCTGGCGTCTGCGCGATCCGGGGCTTCCCGTACTGGCGATCGTGTCGGGCGTCGCGGCCTTTGTCGGGATGCTGCTGATGCTGCAGCCCAATCTTGGCGCGACGATCCTGTTCGGCGGGGTGTGGTTCGTGCTCGTGATGCTGTCCGGCGTATCGTTCAAGAAGATCGCCATGCTCGTCGGCGGCGGCGTGGGCCTGCTCGTGCTCGCCTATTTCACCTACGACAATGCGCGGCACCGTATCGATGCGTTCCTGGGCGGCGGTACCGCCTATGACCAGGTCGATCTTGCCAGCCGCACGCTTATGTCGGGCGGCTGGACGGGGGCGGGCTTCTGGCTCGGCACACGCAAGATGACGCTGCCCGAGGCGCATACCGACTACATCTTCTCCGTCATCGGGGAAGAGTTCGGCCTGATCTGGTGCGCGATGATCGTTATTCTCTACCTCGCCATTGTCGGGCGGGCGCTGGTGCGGCTGGCGGACGAGGAGAATCTGTTCGCCTTGCTCGCCGCTGCTGGACTGACCGTACAGATCGGCGGGCAGGCCTTCATCAACATCATGGTGAATTTGCAGCTTTTCCCGTCCAAGGGAATGACATTGCCGCTTGTCAGCTATGGTGGTTCGTCGACCATCGCGGTAGGTCTGACAGTCGGGCTGCTGCTTGCTATGACGCGGCGCAACCCGTTCCTGACCCGTGAGACACCGGGGATGGCTTCCCTCTTGTCCGACAAGGATCACAATCGATGAGCAGTGCTGCGCCCACCGGCGCCAACCGCCATTATGTACTCGCAGCCGGCGGGACCGGCGGACACATGCTGCCCGCCTTCGCGCTGGCGACCGAGCTGGAACGCCGCGGCCACCATGTCGCGCTGGTCACCGATGCACGCGGAGCGAAGATCCCGGGCAAGCCGGACTTCCTTCCTGCCCATGTCATTCCGGCAGGCCGTTTCGGCAAGAACCCGCTGCGCTGGCCGGGCGGGCTGAAGGCCCTGTGGCAGGGCCGCAAGATGGCGCTGCGCCTGTTCGAGAGTTTCCAGCCCAGTGCCGTCATCGGCTTCGGCGGATACCCAGCAGCGCCCGCCCTGCTGGCGGCGACCTCTGCCGGCATTCCCAGCCTCGTGCATGAACAGAACGCGGTGCTGGGCCGCGTGAACCGCCTGCTGGCCGGCCGGGTGCAGGCGATTGCGACCGCCTATCCGGAAATCGAGCGGCTGGCGGACAAGCATCAGGGCAAGGTCCATCTGGTCGGCAATCCGGTGCGGGCCGAGGTCCGGACCCTGCGCGAGCAAGAATTTCCCGCCGCGAGCGAGGACGGCCTGCTCAAGGTGCTGGTGACCGGCGGCAGCCAGGGCGCGCGCATCCTGTCGCAGGTTGTGCCCGACGGGCTCGCCATGCTGCCGCCAGCCCTGCAGCAGCGGCTGCAGGTAACGCAGCAGTGCCGCCCGGAAGACCTCGACGCCGTGCGCGAGCGGTATCGCAGCCACGATATACCGGCGGAACTGGGAACCTATTTCGAGGACATGGCCTCGCGCCTTGCCGATGCGCATGTCTTCATCGGGCGCGCCGGTGCATCCACCATCGCGGAGCTGACCGCGGTGGGCCGTCCCGCCATACTGGTCCCGCTCGCCATCGCGACCGACGATCACCAGGCGGCGAACACCCGCGAAATGGTCAAGGCCGGCGGCGCACGCATGATCCGCGAGGATAATTTCAACGCGAAGGAACTGGCCAAGCAGGTGCAGGCCCTCGGCCAGAGGCCGGATACCCTGGCCAATGCGGCCCATGCGGCATGGAATTGCGGCCGCCCTCGCGCTGTCGAGGATCTGGCAGACCTGCTCGAAAGCTTCGGCGGGGCGGACATGATGGACGTGATCAAGGTGGGCGCGAACAATGCGCGCGGGGCATCGCAGGGGGTGCCCGTCGGTCAGGGCGCGTCGGCGCGAACGGCTACGGAAGCGGACAGAAAGGCGAATGGCTGATGCGCGGCGTCCCCACAGATATCGGTGTGGTCCATTTCGTCGGCATTGGCGGGATCGGCATGTCCGGCATTGCCGAGGTGATGCACAATCTCGGCTACACCGTGCAGGGCAGCGACCTCAACGAAGGCCACACGGTCGACCGCCTGCGCGAACGCGGGATCGCGGTGAAGATCGGCCACGCGAAGGAGAACGTGGAAG
This is a stretch of genomic DNA from Erythrobacteraceae bacterium WH01K. It encodes these proteins:
- the murG gene encoding undecaprenyldiphospho-muramoylpentapeptide beta-N-acetylglucosaminyltransferase, whose translation is MSSAAPTGANRHYVLAAGGTGGHMLPAFALATELERRGHHVALVTDARGAKIPGKPDFLPAHVIPAGRFGKNPLRWPGGLKALWQGRKMALRLFESFQPSAVIGFGGYPAAPALLAATSAGIPSLVHEQNAVLGRVNRLLAGRVQAIATAYPEIERLADKHQGKVHLVGNPVRAEVRTLREQEFPAASEDGLLKVLVTGGSQGARILSQVVPDGLAMLPPALQQRLQVTQQCRPEDLDAVRERYRSHDIPAELGTYFEDMASRLADAHVFIGRAGASTIAELTAVGRPAILVPLAIATDDHQAANTREMVKAGGARMIREDNFNAKELAKQVQALGQRPDTLANAAHAAWNCGRPRAVEDLADLLESFGGADMMDVIKVGANNARGASQGVPVGQGASARTATEADRKANG